One stretch of Thalassovita sp. DNA includes these proteins:
- a CDS encoding response regulator transcription factor encodes MAQLKKILLVDDDDDLREALSEQLVMTEDFDVFEGGNGAEAMVKVKEGLYDLIILDVGLPDTDGRELCKLMRKQGVKSPILMLTGHDSDADTILGLDAGANDYVTKPFRFPVLLARIRAQLRQHEQSEDAVFQLGPYSFRPSMKLLVTEDDRKIRLTEKETNILKFLYRSSEGVVPRDVLLHEVWGYNAGVTTHTLETHIYRLRQKIEPDPTNARLLITESGGYKLVA; translated from the coding sequence ATGGCACAGCTGAAGAAAATCCTGCTTGTCGATGATGACGACGATCTGCGCGAAGCACTGAGCGAGCAGCTGGTGATGACCGAGGACTTCGACGTCTTTGAAGGCGGTAATGGCGCTGAGGCCATGGTGAAGGTCAAGGAGGGTCTTTACGACCTGATCATCCTGGATGTGGGCCTGCCAGACACCGATGGGCGCGAGCTGTGCAAGCTGATGCGCAAACAGGGTGTCAAAAGCCCGATCCTAATGTTGACGGGTCATGATTCTGACGCTGATACCATCCTGGGCCTGGATGCAGGCGCCAATGATTACGTCACCAAACCCTTCCGTTTCCCGGTGCTTCTGGCCCGGATTCGCGCCCAGTTGCGCCAGCATGAGCAAAGCGAAGATGCGGTGTTCCAGCTGGGGCCGTATTCCTTCCGCCCGTCAATGAAACTCCTTGTGACAGAGGACGATCGCAAGATCCGCCTGACCGAGAAAGAGACCAATATCCTGAAGTTCCTCTACCGCTCCTCCGAGGGTGTGGTGCCGCGGGATGTGCTGCTGCATGAGGTCTGGGGCTACAACGCGGGTGTCACAACCCATACTTTAGAGACTCACATCTATCGTTTGCGTCAAAAAATCGAACCTGACCCTACGAATGCGCGTCTTCTCATCACCGAATCCGGCGGCTATAAACTAGTTGCCTAA
- a CDS encoding sugar transferase, which translates to MSFVDLKNEPAELPSNQRFLAGAEARRTVLAGGFYTHYGKRLLDITLVLLAAPAVLAAAIVIAVLVSLDGSAPIFRQWRVGRHGRLFRMWKFRSMVPEAEAMLRAHLVKYPDAAAEWHHYQKLKQDPRITRVGAVLRRTSLDELPQLWNVLKGEMSLVGPRPMLPDQQALYPGQAYYSLRPGLTGPWQVSDRNACGFADRAGFDSRYVAEMSLGTDLRLIGATLPVVAKASGQ; encoded by the coding sequence ATGTCCTTTGTTGATCTCAAAAACGAACCGGCTGAGCTGCCGTCGAACCAACGGTTTTTAGCTGGAGCCGAGGCGCGCCGAACAGTTTTGGCCGGTGGGTTCTACACCCACTACGGCAAGCGCTTGTTGGATATCACATTGGTTTTGCTGGCCGCCCCGGCGGTGCTGGCGGCTGCGATTGTCATCGCTGTTCTGGTCTCTCTGGATGGATCGGCCCCGATCTTTCGCCAATGGCGCGTCGGTCGGCATGGCCGGCTTTTCCGGATGTGGAAGTTTCGCAGCATGGTGCCTGAGGCTGAGGCGATGCTGCGGGCCCATCTGGTGAAATACCCGGACGCCGCCGCAGAGTGGCATCATTACCAGAAACTGAAACAGGATCCCCGGATTACACGCGTCGGTGCCGTACTGCGCCGTACGTCGCTGGATGAGCTGCCCCAGCTCTGGAATGTGCTGAAAGGTGAGATGAGCCTTGTGGGCCCGCGTCCGATGTTGCCCGATCAACAGGCGCTTTATCCCGGGCAGGCCTATTACAGCTTGCGTCCGGGCCTGACCGGGCCATGGCAAGTCTCTGACCGCAATGCCTGCGGCTTTGCCGATCGCGCTGGGTTTGACAGCCGCTATGTGGCTGAGATGAGCCTTGGCACTGACCTGCGTTTGATCGGGGCTACCCTGCCGGTTGTTGCCAAAGCGTCGGGGCAATAA
- a CDS encoding TauD/TfdA family dioxygenase: protein MTHATLCADKAVVQLTFSDGATGTYPFLWLRDNDPAGFHPDTKERVADLTAIPLDIRVTEALIEDSDLSLTWEDETATRYSLDWLAAHRPGHRLVDPAKTGVTTWRADMVADAVPRLHAADVLASDAALRDWLMATQRSGLSVIDGLPDDREAGIDVAKRIGFLRETNFGVTFEVKSKPNPNNLAYTPIALPLHTDLTNQELPPGFQFLHCLANEATGGGSLFSDGFAVAEDLRTQDPEAFELLSTISAPFRFQDGEYDIRSRKKVITLDEDGALKEICFNAHIASILDIDPDLMPQYYRAYRTFMQMSRDPAYLVTFKLQAGEMVIFDNRRVLHGREAFDPNTGYRHLRGCYVDRGEFESRLRVLAR, encoded by the coding sequence ATGACGCACGCAACGCTTTGCGCCGATAAGGCCGTGGTGCAGCTGACCTTTTCCGATGGTGCAACGGGCACCTACCCCTTCCTGTGGCTGCGCGATAATGATCCCGCAGGATTTCACCCAGACACCAAGGAACGTGTCGCCGATCTGACAGCGATCCCGCTGGATATTCGGGTGACCGAAGCCTTGATCGAGGACAGCGATCTGTCCCTGACTTGGGAAGATGAAACCGCCACCCGCTATAGCCTTGATTGGCTGGCCGCCCACCGCCCCGGGCATCGTCTTGTGGATCCTGCAAAAACCGGCGTCACCACGTGGCGCGCGGATATGGTGGCCGATGCGGTGCCACGCCTGCATGCGGCGGACGTGCTGGCCTCAGACGCGGCGTTGCGCGACTGGTTGATGGCCACGCAACGCAGTGGCCTGTCGGTGATCGATGGGCTGCCGGATGATCGTGAGGCCGGAATTGATGTGGCCAAACGCATCGGGTTTCTGCGCGAAACCAACTTTGGTGTCACCTTTGAGGTGAAGTCAAAACCGAACCCCAACAATCTGGCCTACACCCCAATTGCCCTGCCGCTGCACACCGACCTGACCAATCAGGAACTGCCGCCCGGGTTCCAGTTCCTGCATTGTCTGGCCAATGAGGCAACGGGCGGTGGATCGCTGTTCAGCGATGGTTTTGCTGTCGCTGAGGATCTGCGCACGCAGGATCCCGAAGCCTTTGAGCTGCTGTCGACCATTTCGGCGCCGTTCCGGTTCCAGGATGGCGAATATGACATCCGATCACGCAAGAAGGTGATCACGCTGGATGAAGATGGCGCGCTGAAAGAGATCTGCTTCAACGCGCATATTGCCAGCATCCTCGACATCGATCCCGATCTGATGCCGCAATATTACCGCGCCTATCGCACCTTCATGCAGATGAGTCGCGATCCGGCCTACCTGGTGACCTTCAAGCTGCAGGCGGGGGAGATGGTGATCTTTGACAACCGCCGTGTTTTGCATGGGCGCGAGGCGTTTGATCCCAACACCGGCTATCGCCACCTGCGCGGTTGCTATGTGGACCGGGGAGAGTTCGAAAGCCGCCTGCGTGTTCTGGCGCGTTAA
- a CDS encoding exodeoxyribonuclease III, giving the protein MSFTLATWNINSVRLREPIVCKLMAEEGPDVLCLQECKSPVEKIPMEAFKELGYHHMVARGQKGYNGVAILSKLPIEEAGSEDFASLGHARHIAGRLENGVTIHNFYVPAGGDKPDREINEKFGQKLDYLTEMRDWFAKDAPEKSILVGDLNIAPREDDVWDHKKLLKIVSHTPIEVDHLHEVMEAGKWVDVTRQDIPEGLLYSWWSYRARDWDAADKGRRLDHVWATPDISNAGHGSRVLRDARGWEKPSDHAPVFATFDL; this is encoded by the coding sequence ATGTCCTTCACCCTTGCCACCTGGAACATCAACTCGGTCCGCCTGCGTGAACCGATTGTCTGCAAGCTGATGGCAGAAGAAGGCCCCGATGTGCTGTGCCTGCAGGAGTGCAAGAGCCCGGTGGAGAAGATCCCGATGGAGGCCTTCAAGGAGCTGGGTTACCACCACATGGTGGCGCGCGGTCAGAAGGGTTACAACGGCGTGGCGATCCTGTCGAAACTGCCGATCGAGGAAGCCGGCAGCGAAGATTTTGCCAGCCTCGGCCATGCCCGCCACATCGCAGGGCGGCTGGAAAACGGTGTGACCATCCACAATTTCTACGTCCCTGCGGGCGGTGACAAACCGGATCGTGAGATCAACGAGAAATTTGGCCAGAAGCTCGACTACCTGACCGAAATGCGTGACTGGTTTGCCAAGGACGCTCCGGAAAAATCCATTCTGGTCGGCGATCTGAACATTGCCCCGCGCGAAGATGACGTCTGGGATCACAAGAAACTGCTGAAAATCGTCAGCCACACGCCGATTGAGGTCGATCACCTGCATGAGGTGATGGAGGCCGGTAAATGGGTGGATGTGACCCGGCAGGACATCCCCGAAGGCCTGCTTTACAGCTGGTGGTCCTACCGCGCCCGTGACTGGGACGCCGCCGACAAGGGCCGCCGTCTGGATCACGTCTGGGCCACGCCCGACATTTCAAACGCCGGTCACGGCAGCCGCGTCCTGCGCGACGCCCGCGGCTGGGAAAAACCCTCAGACCACGCGCCGGTCTTTGCGACGTTTGACCTCTGA
- a CDS encoding thioredoxin family protein has translation MLELGQNAAPAADLIKDVTEANFMADVVDASNEVPVIVDFWAPWCGPCKTLGPMLEEAVTKANGAVKMAKIDVDQNQQLAAALAQQGLPLQSIPTVVAFVKGRPVDMFQGAVPASELDAFVKKVIEAGGGDASGGLDGALEAAEEMLNDGAVEDAAQIYAAVIEEDSNNAIAYGGLARCQIAVGELDQAEAVLNGVPAEISSEAPIEAAFAQLELARQAANSGPLDELKAALAADENNHQARFDLAGALHAAGQVEEAVNELLELFKRDREWNDGAAKQQLFTIFDALPGNDPVVLNGRRKLSSLIFA, from the coding sequence ATGCTGGAACTTGGACAAAACGCGGCCCCTGCGGCTGATCTGATCAAAGACGTCACCGAAGCCAACTTCATGGCGGATGTTGTCGATGCCTCCAATGAGGTGCCGGTGATTGTGGATTTCTGGGCACCCTGGTGTGGCCCCTGCAAGACGCTGGGCCCGATGCTGGAAGAGGCGGTGACCAAGGCCAATGGCGCGGTCAAGATGGCCAAGATCGACGTTGATCAGAACCAGCAGCTGGCCGCAGCTTTGGCCCAGCAGGGTCTGCCGCTGCAATCGATCCCAACCGTTGTGGCCTTTGTCAAAGGACGCCCGGTGGACATGTTCCAGGGGGCGGTTCCCGCCTCGGAACTGGATGCTTTTGTGAAAAAAGTGATCGAGGCTGGCGGCGGCGATGCCAGTGGCGGTCTGGACGGTGCGCTGGAAGCAGCCGAAGAGATGCTGAACGACGGTGCCGTGGAAGATGCCGCGCAGATCTACGCTGCCGTGATCGAAGAAGATTCCAACAATGCCATCGCTTATGGCGGCCTGGCGCGGTGCCAGATCGCTGTGGGTGAGTTGGATCAGGCCGAGGCCGTGTTGAACGGCGTGCCGGCAGAAATCTCCTCAGAAGCGCCGATTGAGGCCGCGTTTGCCCAGCTGGAACTGGCCCGTCAGGCCGCCAACTCGGGCCCGCTGGATGAGTTGAAAGCCGCATTGGCTGCCGATGAAAACAACCATCAGGCCCGCTTTGATCTGGCAGGCGCGTTGCATGCCGCAGGTCAGGTCGAAGAGGCGGTGAATGAACTGCTGGAACTGTTCAAGCGGGACCGCGAATGGAATGACGGCGCGGCCAAGCAGCAGCTGTTCACCATCTTTGATGCGCTGCCCGGAAATGACCCGGTGGTTCTGAATGGTCGGCGCAAACTCAGCTCATTGATATTTGCCTGA
- a CDS encoding LON peptidase substrate-binding domain-containing protein, with amino-acid sequence MTPKVALPDTIPVFPLPGALLLPRARLPLHIFEPRYLAMLEDCLKTPSRLIGMVQPSARPGAKDDDKLHKIGCAGRVTQFSETEDGRYMITLTGISRFRVRGEMTTFSPYRRCEVRWDGFEADRGPEEHDPLFNRKSFLGLLERYFTLKGLDTDWESLGDTDDELMINSLAMILDFAPEDKQALLEAPSLSTRRETLVTLIEFALGGGKDEEILQ; translated from the coding sequence ATGACACCCAAGGTCGCACTTCCAGACACGATCCCCGTGTTCCCGCTCCCCGGGGCACTTCTGTTGCCCCGGGCGCGCCTGCCGCTCCATATCTTTGAGCCGCGCTATCTTGCCATGCTTGAGGATTGCCTGAAAACGCCCTCCAGACTGATCGGCATGGTGCAACCCAGCGCCCGACCAGGCGCCAAGGATGACGACAAGCTGCACAAGATCGGCTGCGCGGGGCGTGTCACCCAATTCTCGGAAACCGAGGATGGGCGCTACATGATCACCCTCACCGGCATTTCGCGGTTCCGCGTGCGCGGGGAGATGACCACCTTCAGCCCCTATCGCCGCTGCGAAGTGCGATGGGACGGGTTCGAAGCGGATCGCGGCCCCGAAGAACATGATCCGCTGTTCAATCGCAAATCCTTCCTTGGCCTGCTGGAGCGGTATTTCACCCTCAAAGGGCTGGACACTGATTGGGAAAGCCTGGGCGATACCGACGATGAGTTGATGATCAACTCACTGGCGATGATTTTGGACTTCGCACCGGAGGACAAACAGGCCCTGTTGGAAGCGCCCAGCCTCTCAACCCGGCGGGAAACCCTTGTCACCCTGATCGAATTTGCGCTAGGCGGGGGGAAAGATGAGGAAATCCTGCAATGA
- a CDS encoding Trm112 family protein: MSDTHSFDRRMLEALICPVTHGRLDYDAEAQELISKPANLAFPIRNGIPIMLVDEARKLD; encoded by the coding sequence ATGAGCGACACCCACAGCTTTGACCGCCGTATGCTAGAAGCGCTGATCTGCCCCGTGACCCACGGACGGCTGGACTATGACGCCGAGGCGCAGGAGTTGATTTCCAAACCGGCCAATCTGGCCTTCCCGATCCGCAATGGCATCCCGATCATGTTGGTCGACGAAGCCCGCAAACTGGACTGA
- the thiQ gene encoding thiamine ABC transporter ATP-binding protein, giving the protein MLRLEHLTLTQGGFALSADLSVATGSKLALIGPSGAGKSTLLNLIAGFSAPDQGRVLWQDVDLTDLPPGQRPVSILFQDNNHFPHLSVAQNVGLGLRPDLKLSEDEQHQVREALHHVGLSGMEGRKPGTLSGGQQSRAALARVLVQKRPLVLLDEPFAALGPALKVEMLQLVDQVVQETGGTLIMVSHQPEDAKAIASHVSVVAEGTVTAPIETDQLFANPPQALRDYLGG; this is encoded by the coding sequence ATGTTGAGGCTTGAGCATCTGACCCTGACCCAAGGGGGCTTTGCCCTCAGCGCGGATCTGTCGGTGGCGACCGGCAGCAAACTGGCGCTGATCGGCCCCTCAGGGGCGGGGAAATCGACCCTATTGAACCTTATTGCCGGGTTTTCTGCGCCGGATCAGGGGCGGGTGTTATGGCAGGATGTTGATCTGACAGATCTGCCGCCGGGGCAACGGCCGGTGTCGATCCTGTTTCAGGACAACAACCATTTCCCGCATCTCTCTGTCGCGCAAAACGTCGGTCTGGGGCTGCGGCCTGATCTGAAGCTGTCTGAGGATGAACAACATCAGGTGCGCGAGGCGCTGCACCATGTGGGCCTTTCAGGTATGGAGGGGCGCAAGCCCGGCACCCTGTCCGGTGGACAGCAGAGCCGTGCGGCATTGGCGCGGGTGCTGGTTCAGAAACGGCCGTTGGTTCTGCTAGACGAACCCTTTGCCGCGCTGGGGCCGGCGCTGAAGGTTGAGATGCTGCAACTGGTAGATCAGGTGGTGCAGGAAACCGGCGGGACGCTGATCATGGTCAGCCATCAACCGGAAGATGCCAAAGCCATTGCCAGCCATGTCTCGGTGGTGGCCGAGGGCACCGTCACCGCACCGATTGAGACGGATCAGCTGTTTGCCAATCCACCGCAGGCCTTGCGCGATTATCTGGGGGGCTGA